The Caballeronia sp. TF1N1 genome includes a window with the following:
- a CDS encoding response regulator: MDIRELVVSLEDLIQQMAKETIALSVVADAEPCFVLCDTNQLESALLNLAINACDAMPDGGSLSIETSRKTISEKEARMHKDARPGQYVCIAVKDTGSGMPQYVVNQAFEPFFTTKPLGQGTGLGLSMVYGFVGQSGGFVTIDSSVGVGTVVRLFLPEEMEQADAAPDASVHRKEIGTGAGETILIVDDDETVRQVLQDLFERLGYRTMTAHDGPSGLAVLQSKTPVDLLITDVGLPGLNGRQMADAARMHHPALPVLFITGYAQAATANNSLDTGMQMLTKPFSTEALLDRVRAMLGA, encoded by the coding sequence GTGGATATTCGCGAGCTCGTCGTATCGCTCGAAGACCTGATTCAGCAGATGGCGAAGGAGACCATCGCGCTTTCCGTCGTCGCGGATGCCGAGCCGTGCTTCGTGCTCTGCGATACGAACCAGCTCGAAAGCGCCTTGCTCAATCTCGCGATCAACGCGTGCGACGCCATGCCCGACGGCGGGTCGTTGTCCATCGAGACATCGCGCAAGACGATCAGCGAGAAAGAGGCACGCATGCACAAGGATGCGCGCCCCGGACAGTACGTTTGCATCGCGGTCAAGGACACCGGCTCCGGCATGCCGCAATACGTCGTCAATCAGGCGTTCGAGCCGTTTTTTACGACCAAGCCGCTCGGGCAGGGCACGGGCCTCGGACTGTCGATGGTCTATGGCTTCGTCGGCCAGTCCGGCGGCTTCGTGACCATCGATAGCAGCGTCGGCGTCGGCACCGTGGTGCGACTGTTTCTTCCTGAAGAGATGGAACAGGCGGACGCTGCACCGGACGCGTCGGTCCACCGCAAGGAGATCGGCACGGGCGCGGGCGAAACCATCCTCATCGTCGATGACGACGAAACCGTTCGCCAGGTGCTCCAGGATTTATTCGAGCGCCTGGGCTACAGGACAATGACCGCGCACGACGGTCCCTCGGGGCTCGCTGTCTTGCAGAGCAAGACGCCGGTCGACTTGCTGATTACGGACGTGGGCCTGCCTGGCCTAAACGGCAGACAGATGGCCGATGCCGCCCGTATGCATCATCCCGCGTTGCCGGTGTTGTTCATCACGGGCTATGCGCAAGCGGCGACCGCGAACAACTCGCTGGATACAGGCATGCAGATGCTCACCAAGCCGTTTTCGACGGAGGCGCTGCTTGATCGCGTACGCGCCATGCTCGGCGCCTGA
- a CDS encoding hybrid sensor histidine kinase/response regulator has product MTGAATSSKDASDEVSRHTPDFQTARRRLMAALVTSVTVPLLCAALYGYVTYDRAIHEKQIALDRLAWIAECKLVNLLDLNRELFARVGEAIGSTDEVTLRTQQVQLHDTLSALVTKLPHVAALSVVGRTGQILATSKQTPAPAVSIGDRDDFLATRAAHAPLYVSMPVRGRMAGLDIVNELVARTASDGRFIGAVVVSLDRKYLLDFYRQLLVDNPRLTLGLYRQDGGILVRLPAPKLMNAPTHHVPLANAFARKVSIGSLRGDSPLDGGQSMMAFREASNYPVYVSASYAMSDVIHDWWHDDMLVAGLALVPCVCLWFLVVFSLRRLKAEEAAWLNWRRELAMRQRAEDATRHLQRMGALGNLVASVAHDFNNLLMVVTANMELVRRKNYIGVRNEVNAVERASINARVLARRLMSVARKQPLQQRVLNLNRWLEQAEPLLHSAMSSKITVQINAPDALWMVKVDPVELTSALVNLAVNAKDAMRGGGHFIVTARNTSFSSRRYSVPPGDYVVIESRDTGTGMSDEVAHQAFEPLFTTKAAGAGTGLGLAQVLAMAEQAGGTARLETTWGKGTTVFIYLPRWTGAAPLEADEAEPVSVPLIDNETSVLLVEDNEEVAAGLVAVLDVLGWHARHESDGDAAMRVLKEGNRFTLVLSDIQMPGCDGICLAEWIRKHLPRQAVVLMTGYADHLAEARRLGVTVLAKPFNTDDLRALLTGVPMTYPE; this is encoded by the coding sequence ATGACCGGCGCCGCCACGTCCTCCAAAGACGCATCCGACGAAGTTTCGAGACATACCCCCGACTTCCAGACCGCGCGCCGGCGACTCATGGCCGCGCTCGTCACCTCCGTTACGGTTCCCCTGCTGTGCGCGGCATTGTACGGCTACGTTACGTACGATCGCGCCATTCACGAAAAGCAAATTGCGCTCGACCGTCTTGCGTGGATCGCCGAGTGCAAGCTCGTCAACCTTCTCGATCTGAATCGCGAACTTTTTGCACGTGTCGGAGAGGCAATCGGCTCGACCGACGAGGTAACGCTGCGCACCCAACAGGTGCAGTTGCACGACACGCTGAGTGCGCTCGTCACCAAGCTGCCGCACGTGGCGGCGCTTTCCGTGGTTGGACGAACCGGCCAGATACTCGCGACAAGTAAGCAGACGCCCGCGCCTGCCGTATCGATAGGCGACCGGGACGACTTTCTGGCCACGCGCGCCGCTCACGCACCGCTGTATGTGTCGATGCCGGTGCGCGGCCGGATGGCAGGCCTTGATATCGTGAACGAACTCGTTGCGCGGACCGCGAGCGACGGGCGCTTTATCGGCGCGGTGGTCGTTTCGCTCGACCGGAAATATCTGCTCGACTTCTATCGCCAGCTGCTCGTGGACAATCCTCGACTTACGCTCGGTCTGTATCGACAGGACGGCGGCATCCTCGTGCGTCTGCCGGCGCCGAAGCTCATGAATGCGCCGACGCATCATGTGCCGCTCGCCAACGCGTTCGCGCGCAAGGTGTCCATCGGCTCCCTGCGAGGCGACTCACCGCTCGATGGCGGCCAGAGCATGATGGCGTTTCGCGAGGCATCGAACTACCCGGTCTATGTATCGGCGAGTTATGCGATGAGCGACGTGATACACGACTGGTGGCACGACGACATGCTGGTGGCCGGACTTGCGCTCGTGCCATGCGTCTGCCTGTGGTTTCTCGTCGTATTCTCGCTGCGCCGCCTCAAGGCGGAAGAGGCGGCTTGGCTCAACTGGCGCCGCGAACTGGCGATGCGCCAGCGCGCCGAAGACGCGACGCGGCATCTGCAACGCATGGGCGCGCTCGGTAATCTCGTGGCGAGCGTGGCACACGACTTCAACAACCTGCTGATGGTCGTCACGGCCAACATGGAGCTCGTGCGGCGCAAGAACTATATCGGCGTCAGGAACGAGGTGAACGCGGTCGAGCGCGCGTCCATCAATGCGCGAGTCTTGGCTCGCCGGCTGATGAGCGTCGCACGCAAGCAGCCGTTGCAACAGCGCGTGCTCAATCTGAACCGCTGGCTCGAACAGGCGGAGCCGCTGCTCCATTCGGCCATGAGCAGCAAGATCACGGTGCAAATCAATGCGCCGGACGCGCTCTGGATGGTCAAGGTCGATCCTGTCGAGCTCACGTCCGCGCTCGTCAATCTTGCCGTCAATGCGAAAGACGCGATGCGTGGCGGCGGCCATTTCATCGTCACCGCGCGCAATACCTCGTTCAGCAGCCGGCGCTACAGCGTTCCGCCCGGCGATTACGTGGTGATCGAAAGCCGCGACACCGGAACCGGCATGAGCGACGAAGTGGCGCACCAGGCTTTCGAGCCGCTCTTCACCACGAAGGCAGCGGGCGCGGGCACGGGCCTCGGACTCGCTCAGGTACTGGCCATGGCCGAGCAAGCCGGAGGCACGGCGCGACTGGAGACGACATGGGGAAAAGGCACGACCGTTTTCATCTACCTTCCACGCTGGACGGGCGCCGCGCCGCTCGAAGCAGACGAAGCGGAACCGGTCAGCGTGCCTTTGATCGACAATGAGACGTCCGTGCTGCTGGTCGAGGACAACGAGGAAGTGGCTGCGGGACTCGTCGCGGTGCTGGACGTGCTCGGCTGGCACGCGCGCCACGAGTCGGACGGAGACGCGGCCATGCGCGTATTAAAGGAGGGAAACCGATTCACTCTGGTACTGTCCGACATTCAGATGCCGGGCTGCGACGGAATTTGCCTGGCCGAATGGATAAGAAAACATTTGCCCCGGCAAGCGGTCGTGCTTATGACAGGTTACGCTGATCATCTCGCCGAGGCGCGTCGCCTGGGTGTAACCGTTCTGGCGAAACCGTTTAATACCGACGACCTCAGGGCGCTCCTTACCGGAGTACCGATGACTTACCCGGAATGA
- a CDS encoding cytochrome c oxidase assembly protein yields the protein MSLISLLEPWEPSYALVAVFIVVAGLFARGARKARMSVARRIAFWTGLVLFYIALHTKVDYYAEHQFFVHRLQHLVLHHLAPLVLMASYPGAALRVGLPFAWRPLLRNWQRSRGARLLGAVLLNPTVIGMAFIVSVLVWLLPSIQFVSMLDWRIYRFMNWSVAISGLMYWWMILDHRPSPPSRARPGLRVLSPVITMTPQILAGALITFSSRDLYPVFEVCGRAFTSVPPALDQSLGGLIMWVPAAVLETVGAMMALRLMMRLSNSPREKARQASRRRSARQDRVHPVTR from the coding sequence ATGTCGCTCATCAGTTTGCTCGAACCGTGGGAGCCGTCGTACGCGCTGGTTGCCGTGTTTATCGTCGTGGCCGGGCTGTTTGCGCGCGGCGCGCGAAAGGCGCGCATGAGCGTGGCGCGGCGCATCGCGTTCTGGACCGGACTCGTCCTCTTCTACATCGCGCTGCACACGAAAGTGGACTACTACGCCGAGCATCAGTTCTTCGTGCATCGGCTGCAGCATCTCGTGCTGCATCATCTGGCGCCGCTCGTTCTCATGGCTTCGTATCCGGGCGCCGCGCTGCGTGTGGGCCTGCCGTTCGCCTGGCGGCCCCTGCTACGGAACTGGCAACGCAGTCGCGGCGCGCGTCTGCTCGGAGCGGTACTGCTGAATCCTACGGTCATCGGCATGGCGTTCATCGTGTCGGTGCTCGTGTGGCTGCTGCCTTCAATCCAATTCGTGTCGATGCTCGACTGGCGCATTTATCGCTTCATGAACTGGTCCGTCGCGATCAGCGGACTCATGTACTGGTGGATGATCCTCGATCATCGCCCGAGCCCGCCGAGCCGCGCGCGGCCTGGCTTGCGCGTGCTGTCGCCCGTCATCACCATGACGCCGCAAATTCTGGCGGGTGCGTTGATCACCTTCAGCTCGCGCGATCTCTACCCAGTGTTCGAAGTTTGCGGTCGCGCGTTCACGTCCGTTCCGCCCGCGCTCGATCAGAGCCTCGGCGGACTCATCATGTGGGTGCCAGCCGCCGTACTGGAAACCGTCGGCGCGATGATGGCGCTGCGCTTGATGATGCGTCTGTCGAACTCGCCGCGCGAAAAGGCGCGTCAGGCATCGAGGAGAAGGTCGGCACGACAGGACCGCGTTCACCCGGTCACACGCTAG
- a CDS encoding ferritin-like domain-containing protein, producing MLEDIAVTSVLDRRVERREKRRQFFRSAGGLGLGLVGGTILGACGGGSGDNANAATGPTDAEILNFALNLEYLEATFYAYATTGAGLPANLMSGVGTPGKVVAGQQVQFSDPVVAAYAREIAKDELEHVAFLRTALGASAVAMPALDVGGVDPNGAFSLAAQAAGLAPAGTAFNPYLNDNNFLLGAYIFEDVGVTAYKGASPLITNKTYLEAAAGILAAEAYHAGLVRTVLYTKGIQTPSLVTATQAISDARDSLDSSSDVDQGIAGASSQISNIVPLDSNGIAFSRSYDDVLNIVYLSKAAVNKGGFFPAGVNGSLNMSSAFV from the coding sequence ATGCTCGAAGATATTGCGGTGACATCGGTGCTCGACCGTCGAGTGGAACGACGTGAAAAGCGGCGCCAGTTCTTTCGGAGTGCTGGTGGCCTGGGACTAGGGCTCGTCGGCGGCACGATTCTTGGCGCCTGCGGAGGCGGCTCGGGCGATAACGCCAATGCCGCGACCGGCCCAACCGATGCCGAGATTCTCAACTTCGCATTGAATCTCGAATATCTCGAAGCAACGTTCTATGCCTACGCAACGACCGGCGCAGGACTCCCCGCCAATCTCATGAGCGGCGTGGGCACGCCAGGCAAGGTCGTGGCCGGACAACAAGTCCAGTTCTCCGATCCCGTCGTCGCCGCTTATGCACGCGAGATTGCCAAGGATGAACTGGAGCACGTGGCGTTCCTTCGCACGGCGTTGGGCGCATCCGCCGTGGCCATGCCCGCGCTCGATGTCGGCGGTGTCGATCCGAATGGGGCCTTCTCGCTCGCGGCCCAAGCGGCGGGCCTGGCTCCGGCTGGCACGGCGTTCAACCCTTATCTGAACGACAACAACTTCCTCCTCGGCGCCTATATCTTCGAGGACGTGGGCGTGACCGCTTATAAGGGCGCGTCGCCGCTCATTACGAACAAGACCTATCTGGAAGCGGCAGCGGGCATTCTCGCGGCCGAGGCCTATCACGCGGGTCTCGTTCGCACGGTGCTCTATACGAAGGGAATTCAGACACCGAGCCTCGTGACCGCGACACAAGCCATTTCCGATGCGCGCGATTCGCTCGATTCATCCAGCGATGTCGATCAGGGTATTGCGGGCGCGTCGTCGCAAATCTCGAACATCGTCCCGCTCGATAGCAACGGCATCGCGTTCAGCCGCTCGTATGACGATGTGCTCAACATCGTTTATCTGAGCAAGGCGGCAGTGAACAAAGGCGGCTTTTTCCCGGCAGGCGTCAATGGCAGTCTGAACATGAGCAGTGCCTTCGTGTAA
- a CDS encoding Gfo/Idh/MocA family protein yields MTIDIIGRRIRLGLVGGGPGSIIGETHRIAARLDGQYEVVACALTSDAVRSREAGIALGIVAERAYGSWQEMLQAEAQRPDRMDVVAVMTPNDSHYDICMQALDRGFHIICDKPLAHGLAAARDIARKVAETHAEFCVTYCYTGYPMVRQARDMVAAGELGEIRQVHLQYIQGYFADHDLPSGWRTEGKRGGESLVLMDIGTHAFHLGGFVTGLDVTQICADLGSAIPGRQVDDYVGALTHYGNGARGSLYVTNAAAGSEHGLSFRIHGDAGGLEWHQEEPNRLIHRRKDGFEQIITRRLGPATSQGAQQSTRIAIGHPEGYFEAFANLYTEFAKRVANRLAGRDVSGEATLYPGVIDGVKGLAFVAAAVQSANAGRWTDVAI; encoded by the coding sequence ATGACGATCGACATCATCGGACGGCGCATCCGTCTTGGACTCGTAGGCGGCGGACCGGGCTCGATAATCGGCGAGACGCATAGGATCGCGGCGCGGCTCGATGGTCAATACGAGGTTGTCGCGTGTGCGCTGACTTCGGACGCCGTGCGCTCGCGCGAGGCGGGCATTGCGCTTGGCATCGTTGCAGAACGCGCGTATGGCTCGTGGCAGGAGATGCTGCAAGCCGAAGCTCAACGTCCCGACCGGATGGACGTGGTCGCCGTCATGACGCCCAACGACTCGCACTACGACATCTGCATGCAGGCGCTGGATCGCGGATTTCATATCATCTGCGACAAGCCGCTCGCGCACGGGCTCGCCGCCGCGCGGGACATTGCGCGCAAAGTCGCCGAGACACACGCCGAATTCTGCGTGACCTACTGCTATACCGGTTACCCGATGGTGCGACAAGCGCGCGACATGGTGGCGGCGGGCGAACTGGGCGAGATCAGGCAAGTGCATCTGCAATACATCCAGGGCTATTTCGCGGACCACGACTTGCCCTCGGGATGGCGCACCGAGGGCAAACGCGGTGGCGAGTCGCTCGTCCTCATGGATATCGGCACGCACGCGTTTCATCTTGGCGGCTTCGTCACGGGACTCGACGTCACGCAAATCTGCGCGGACCTCGGCTCGGCCATTCCCGGCCGCCAGGTGGACGACTATGTCGGCGCGTTGACGCACTACGGCAACGGCGCGCGTGGCTCGTTATACGTGACCAATGCGGCCGCGGGTTCCGAGCATGGCCTGAGCTTTCGAATTCATGGCGACGCGGGCGGCCTGGAATGGCATCAGGAAGAGCCGAACCGGTTGATCCATCGGCGCAAGGATGGCTTCGAACAGATCATCACGCGCAGACTCGGGCCCGCCACGAGCCAAGGCGCGCAGCAATCGACACGCATTGCGATAGGGCATCCCGAAGGTTACTTCGAGGCGTTTGCGAATCTGTACACCGAGTTCGCGAAGCGCGTCGCCAACCGATTGGCCGGGCGCGATGTCTCCGGCGAAGCGACGCTCTACCCGGGTGTCATCGACGGCGTGAAGGGCCTCGCTTTCGTCGCGGCGGCGGTGCAAAGCGCGAACGCCGGACGCTGGACGGATGTGGCCATCTAG
- a CDS encoding phytanoyl-CoA dioxygenase family protein: MTSAQRSGWYREEDCSVSDFVAQVEAADDIEALEYCAEVRERIPVYACSELEDVLGDAARRRSLLAEWAHVLSKGAGVFVLREAYADTAPIDEATEVFEAIIREERAAGGGKADHFAKAGANDRIWNAQEKLCLKAPAVFARYFANPVIAAASEAWLGPGYQMTSQVNVVRPGGAAQQAHRDFHLGFLTVDEAQRVPAHVHAMSPFLTLQGAVAHGDMPVESGPTKLLPCSQRYVEGYVAWRRQDFRDYFEANFVQLPLKKGDAIFFSPALFHAAGSNRTTDVQRMANLLQVSSAYGRAMESLDRNRMCAALYSVLREMRAEGRITNTETRTIIASCAEGYAFPTNLDLNPPLNGLAPATQQDLFNQAIEEAWSAQRFDDALTHYASLGRTA; encoded by the coding sequence ATGACGTCGGCACAGCGGTCGGGCTGGTATCGGGAAGAGGATTGTTCGGTGAGCGACTTCGTGGCGCAGGTCGAAGCCGCGGATGACATTGAAGCGCTCGAGTACTGCGCCGAAGTGCGCGAGCGCATCCCTGTTTATGCGTGCTCCGAACTCGAGGACGTGCTCGGCGATGCCGCGCGTCGCCGGTCCTTGCTCGCGGAATGGGCGCACGTGCTGTCGAAGGGCGCCGGTGTTTTCGTGCTTCGGGAAGCGTATGCGGATACCGCGCCCATCGACGAAGCTACCGAAGTCTTCGAGGCAATCATTCGCGAGGAACGCGCTGCGGGCGGCGGCAAGGCGGACCACTTCGCCAAGGCCGGAGCGAACGACCGCATCTGGAACGCGCAGGAAAAGCTCTGCCTGAAAGCGCCAGCCGTCTTCGCTCGATACTTCGCCAACCCCGTCATCGCGGCTGCATCGGAAGCGTGGCTGGGGCCGGGTTATCAGATGACATCGCAAGTCAATGTCGTGCGGCCGGGCGGTGCGGCGCAGCAAGCGCATCGCGACTTCCACCTCGGTTTCCTCACGGTCGACGAGGCGCAGCGCGTTCCCGCGCACGTTCACGCAATGTCGCCGTTTCTCACTTTGCAAGGCGCGGTCGCGCATGGCGACATGCCGGTTGAAAGCGGTCCCACCAAGCTGCTGCCCTGTTCGCAGCGCTATGTCGAAGGCTACGTCGCGTGGCGGCGGCAAGACTTCCGCGACTACTTCGAAGCGAACTTCGTGCAGTTGCCGCTGAAAAAGGGCGATGCAATCTTCTTCAGCCCCGCGCTATTTCATGCGGCCGGCTCGAACCGGACCACGGACGTTCAGCGCATGGCGAATCTGCTACAGGTGTCGTCGGCGTATGGACGTGCGATGGAGTCGCTCGACCGCAACCGCATGTGCGCCGCGCTTTATTCCGTGCTGCGCGAGATGCGTGCCGAAGGACGCATCACGAATACGGAAACGCGGACGATCATCGCTTCCTGCGCGGAAGGCTACGCGTTCCCGACGAACCTCGATCTCAATCCGCCGCTCAACGGTCTTGCGCCGGCCACACAGCAGGATCTGTTCAACCAGGCAATCGAAGAAGCCTGGTCCGCGCAACGGTTCGATGACGCGCTCACCCACTACGCGTCGCTCGGGCGCACCGCTTGA
- the hfq gene encoding RNA chaperone Hfq: protein MSQVEHEIQSAFLDALIAERKTVWVFLVNGIKLTGVIESFDQYVIAVQSPVGSQAIYKNAISTVCEPHTLPPRRTDERTPMARVQRPRRA, encoded by the coding sequence ATGTCACAAGTCGAACATGAAATTCAATCCGCATTCTTGGATGCCCTGATAGCCGAACGAAAAACCGTCTGGGTTTTTCTCGTGAACGGTATAAAACTCACCGGCGTCATCGAGTCTTTCGATCAGTACGTCATTGCCGTGCAGTCGCCGGTAGGCTCGCAGGCCATTTACAAGAACGCGATCTCCACGGTGTGCGAGCCGCATACGCTGCCGCCGAGAAGGACGGACGAACGTACGCCGATGGCGCGCGTGCAGCGTCCGCGACGCGCGTAA
- a CDS encoding DUF429 domain-containing protein: MSVVDQKFVAGIDVGGTKKGFHLVIVRDRGIECVLTSTHPLELHEQCLRFGVAVVAIDAPCRWGAEGVGRTAERQLARERISCFSTPTLERAESNPSGFFDWMINGARVYDAFANTHPILETNRYSGKAVAIETFPHATTCALLGREVASAKLKRVQRRRLLEDLGFETTRLKSIDFVDAALCAVTAQRFVEGNTRAFGDEAGGFIVVPDKTL, encoded by the coding sequence TTGAGCGTTGTCGATCAAAAATTCGTGGCCGGTATCGATGTCGGCGGGACGAAGAAGGGGTTTCATCTGGTCATCGTGAGGGACCGCGGGATCGAATGCGTTTTGACCAGCACGCATCCGCTCGAATTACACGAGCAGTGCCTGCGCTTCGGCGTCGCTGTCGTCGCCATCGATGCCCCTTGTCGTTGGGGAGCGGAAGGCGTTGGGCGCACGGCCGAGCGGCAACTGGCGCGCGAACGCATCTCCTGTTTCTCGACGCCAACGCTCGAACGCGCGGAATCGAATCCGAGCGGGTTCTTCGACTGGATGATCAACGGCGCGCGTGTGTACGATGCATTCGCGAACACTCATCCCATTCTCGAAACGAATCGATACTCGGGCAAGGCAGTCGCCATCGAGACGTTTCCGCACGCGACGACATGTGCGCTCCTTGGGCGCGAAGTCGCGTCGGCGAAGCTGAAGCGCGTGCAGCGCCGACGCCTTCTCGAAGACCTGGGCTTTGAAACGACGCGGCTGAAATCGATCGACTTCGTGGATGCAGCGCTCTGCGCGGTCACGGCGCAGCGCTTTGTCGAAGGCAACACGCGCGCCTTCGGCGACGAGGCCGGAGGCTTTATCGTCGTGCCGGATAAGACGCTCTAG
- a CDS encoding LacI family DNA-binding transcriptional regulator has protein sequence MSHPFLIKEIALQAGVGTATVDRALNGRAHVREHTRRRIEQAIRELEQQQFQLATTGRKIVVDVVVEAPRRFADEIREALEAEVPGLHPAVFRMRYLMRESMVASEVVQALRDIARRGSHGVFLKARDVPEISSAIAELQSCGIPVVTVFTDIPSSGRITYAGLDNRAAGATAAYLIGQWLGRRPGNVLVTLSHERFRGEEERELSFRQALRARNPRLALIDASGGHGLDAATEERVRQAVGGGQKIAAVYSIGGGNVAILRALEALGLRPKCFVAHDLDRENTHLLREGAISAVLHHDLRQDMRSACQHVMQFHKLLPASGVALSSSVVVVTPENIPAFVASRFSANTGTRPSV, from the coding sequence ATGTCTCACCCGTTTCTGATCAAGGAAATCGCGCTTCAGGCGGGTGTCGGCACCGCCACCGTGGACCGCGCGCTGAACGGGCGGGCGCACGTGCGCGAACATACGCGGCGGCGTATCGAACAGGCGATCAGGGAACTGGAACAGCAGCAATTCCAGTTGGCGACGACGGGCCGCAAGATCGTCGTCGATGTCGTCGTGGAAGCGCCGCGCCGATTCGCCGACGAGATTCGCGAGGCGCTGGAAGCCGAAGTGCCGGGCCTGCATCCCGCCGTGTTCCGTATGCGCTATCTCATGCGCGAAAGCATGGTTGCGTCCGAGGTGGTTCAGGCGCTGCGCGACATTGCGCGCCGGGGCAGTCACGGCGTCTTCCTGAAAGCGCGCGATGTGCCGGAGATTTCGAGCGCGATTGCCGAGCTTCAGTCGTGTGGCATTCCGGTGGTGACGGTTTTCACCGACATCCCGTCGTCCGGCCGAATCACCTACGCGGGCCTCGATAACCGCGCGGCAGGCGCCACGGCGGCGTATCTCATCGGACAGTGGCTGGGTCGGCGGCCGGGCAATGTGCTCGTCACGTTGAGCCACGAACGTTTTCGCGGCGAAGAGGAACGCGAACTGAGCTTCCGGCAGGCACTACGCGCGCGCAACCCGCGGCTCGCCTTGATCGATGCCAGCGGTGGCCACGGTCTCGACGCGGCGACGGAAGAACGCGTGAGGCAGGCTGTCGGCGGTGGCCAAAAAATCGCGGCGGTCTATTCGATCGGCGGTGGCAATGTCGCGATACTCCGAGCGCTCGAAGCATTGGGGCTTCGGCCGAAGTGTTTCGTCGCGCACGATCTGGACCGGGAGAACACGCATCTGCTGCGCGAGGGCGCGATCTCCGCTGTGCTGCACCACGATCTTCGGCAAGACATGCGTTCGGCCTGTCAGCACGTGATGCAGTTTCACAAGCTGCTTCCTGCTTCGGGCGTGGCGCTGTCGTCGTCGGTCGTGGTGGTCACGCCCGAAAACATCCCGGCCTTCGTGGCGTCGCGCTTTTCTGCAAACACGGGCACGCGGCCTAGCGTGTGA
- a CDS encoding PAS domain-containing protein gives MTDESSSHQDVAALQAEIESLRAQLNSRDNAHEQVLWQLSRDLLAVADEQGSLANVNPAWTRNLGWSLDEIIGQNLGEFVHEEDREETLDALQKLDRDGSTAEFKSRMRTASGSYRLLDGRVDRMRGRIFIVARDITELREREIALNDSRDFARLALSAVSGVGAWTYEVASDCFFCDAAVSELYGIDAKEAARGIRREGFLANVHPDDRAALQSTMSGGLVRSGDLELEYRIRHPDGSTRWVLSRGNTHFNDAGVPVRRTGVGIDMTSQRDLEQQLRQSQKMEAVGHLTGGIAHDFNNMLQGVIGPLELIRHLVTKGNTAGLDRFIEMAISSAKRAAGLTHRLLRFRAGSRSRRSRWIFASSSYRSKT, from the coding sequence ATGACAGACGAATCTTCCTCGCATCAGGACGTTGCGGCGCTTCAGGCCGAAATCGAGTCCTTGCGTGCGCAACTGAATTCACGCGACAACGCGCACGAACAAGTGCTGTGGCAACTCAGTCGCGATCTATTGGCCGTCGCCGACGAACAAGGCTCGCTCGCGAACGTCAATCCCGCGTGGACGCGCAATCTCGGCTGGTCGCTCGACGAAATCATCGGCCAGAATCTCGGCGAGTTCGTGCATGAGGAAGATCGCGAGGAAACGCTGGATGCACTGCAAAAGCTCGATCGCGACGGTTCCACCGCTGAATTCAAAAGTCGCATGCGCACGGCTTCGGGCAGTTATCGTCTGCTGGACGGTCGAGTGGATCGCATGCGCGGACGCATTTTCATCGTGGCGCGCGACATCACGGAACTGCGCGAGCGCGAGATCGCACTGAACGATTCTCGAGACTTCGCGCGGCTTGCGCTGTCGGCGGTCAGCGGCGTGGGCGCGTGGACGTATGAGGTCGCAAGCGACTGCTTCTTCTGCGATGCAGCCGTGTCGGAGCTCTACGGCATCGACGCCAAGGAAGCCGCGCGCGGCATCAGGCGCGAGGGATTTCTCGCGAATGTCCATCCGGACGACCGCGCCGCGTTGCAGTCCACGATGTCGGGCGGCCTCGTGCGCAGCGGCGATCTCGAACTCGAGTACCGCATTCGTCATCCCGACGGTTCTACCCGTTGGGTCTTGTCGCGCGGCAATACGCATTTCAACGACGCAGGCGTGCCGGTGCGGCGCACGGGCGTCGGCATCGACATGACTTCGCAGCGGGACCTCGAACAGCAGCTGCGCCAGAGTCAGAAAATGGAAGCGGTCGGGCATCTGACCGGCGGCATCGCGCACGACTTCAACAACATGCTGCAAGGCGTGATCGGACCGCTCGAACTCATCCGGCATCTCGTCACGAAGGGCAATACCGCTGGCCTCGATCGCTTCATCGAGATGGCGATCTCTTCGGCCAAGCGCGCGGCGGGGCTCACGCATCGTCTGCTGCGTTTTCGCGCAGGCAGCCGCTCGCGCCGAAGTCGGTGGATATTCGCGAGCTCGTCGTATCGCTCGAAGACCTGA